GTTTCATTGTTTTGCTGGTGGCCCTCTCTGGCATCGGCTTTGCCATTTCGTTCATGGGCTTCCAGAACGTCGTCAGCTACGTCTACCCCATTGCCGGGTGGGGCGGTCTGGCGCTGGTGATCGTAATGCTGGTTTCCTACGCGAAGACTCGTTCTGACATAAAGGAAGAGACGACTAGGCGCGGCAAGATGTTGCGTTTGTTCCGCCTGAAGATGCGTAATGACAAGAAGTTCTCGAAGAAACACGAGGCCGCCTTGCAGACCGTTATTGAGGATTCTCCGGCCGACGCAGAGGACCTGCATTCGACTGTAGGCTCTGCTGCAGTTGACCAGCTGGAAGAGGAGAACGTGGACTACGATATTCTGCCCGAGATCGAAGAGGCTCAGGCGGAAAACGAGGCGGAGTGAACCTCACCTTTTGTTGCCCGCAGGTTCAAGGCGTCCAGGCGCTTTACGAACTAATCCGCCTGCGCCTGGAACATCCCGGCAAGTACGGCCCCCTTATGCCGGTTGCCGCCGGGGCGGACACCGATGCTGCAAAGCGTCGCATAGGCGATGCGGACGGGGTCGATTTCATTTTGCAAACTTCCGGATCGACTACCGGGCGCGGGCACTTGGTGGGGCTTACCGCGGGAGCGTTCGCCTCCTCTGAAGCTGCTACGGCAAAGCGTTTCGGAGGGCGAGGGCGCTGGCTGCTGGCCCTTCCTACCCATCACGTTGCGGGGTTTCAGGTGCTGGCACGTTCCTGTGCGGGCGGCACCTTCCCAATCCTGCCGCCGCCCGGGCGCTCTTTCCGCGAGCGCAAGGTGGCTTCTTTTGCTCCCGAGGCCGGCTTCGCTTCTCTGGTACCTACGCAGCTTTCGGACCTGCTCGAGGGCGAAGACGACTTGGCCCCACTGCGGTCGTTGCGCGCGATCTTAGTAGGTGGAGCGGCTTCCTCGCCGGCTTTGCTGGACCGCGCCCGGCAGGCAGGGTTGCCCGTGGTTACCACCTACGGCATGACCGAGACGGCAGGTGGTTGCGTCTACGACGGCCTGCCTTTGGACGGGGTGCATATACGCATCAGCGATGGGCGGATTTGTCTTAGTGGGCCGATGCTGGCACAGGGGTATTTAGATGATCCCCGCTCGCCCGCTTTTACTTT
The genomic region above belongs to Winkia neuii and contains:
- a CDS encoding AMP-binding protein, translating into MNLTFCCPQVQGVQALYELIRLRLEHPGKYGPLMPVAAGADTDAAKRRIGDADGVDFILQTSGSTTGRGHLVGLTAGAFASSEAATAKRFGGRGRWLLALPTHHVAGFQVLARSCAGGTFPILPPPGRSFRERKVASFAPEAGFASLVPTQLSDLLEGEDDLAPLRSLRAILVGGAASSPALLDRARQAGLPVVTTYGMTETAGGCVYDGLPLDGVHIRISDGRICLSGPMLAQGYLDDPRSPAFTFEQGRRWHITSDAGAFTDYLQVFGRLDDAIISGGVKVFARQVEDLLREFPGVRDVAVLPVADPRWGQAVGAVVEADFAVATQAEAMRKHVRSELGKAAPPRLFVQGKIPMLASGKLDRKRATALLAHPTWAK